Proteins encoded in a region of the Halioglobus maricola genome:
- the greB gene encoding transcription elongation factor GreB, translating to MGRYRPPRKRGSKYITPEGEATLREEVHQLWKVERPQVTNAVHEAAKNGDRSENGDYIYGKRRLREIDSRVRFLNKRLDELEVVERPPADTSKVRFGAWVTLEDEAGVENRWRIVGPDEFDLKANKLSMDSPMARAMLGKGLDDEVIVHSPSGEQLYYVTGIDYA from the coding sequence ATGGGAAGATACAGACCACCGCGTAAGCGCGGCTCGAAATACATCACACCGGAAGGCGAGGCCACACTGCGCGAAGAGGTGCACCAGTTGTGGAAAGTGGAACGACCTCAGGTGACCAATGCCGTGCATGAGGCGGCGAAAAATGGTGACCGCTCGGAGAATGGTGATTACATCTACGGCAAGCGGCGCCTGCGCGAAATCGACTCCCGGGTACGCTTTCTCAATAAGCGCCTCGACGAACTGGAAGTTGTCGAACGCCCGCCTGCTGACACCAGCAAGGTGCGTTTTGGCGCCTGGGTTACCCTTGAGGACGAGGCAGGCGTTGAGAATCGCTGGCGCATCGTCGGGCCCGACGAATTTGACCTGAAGGCGAATAAACTGAGCATGGACTCGCCGATGGCGCGCGCCATGCTCGGCAAAGGGCTCGACGACGAGGTCATCGTCCATAGCCCCTCCGGCGAGCAGCTCTACTACGTCACCGGCATCGACTATGCCTGA
- the gcvP gene encoding aminomethyl-transferring glycine dehydrogenase codes for MSRPSLFELENHSDFIQRHIGPTVKQQQEMAQTLGYDSLDALIDDTVPAAIRRTVPMDLPGAQTEQNVLARLKALAGQNVINKSYIGTGYNNTYTPPVVQRNVLENPGWYTAYTPYQPEISQGRLEALLSYQQMVMDLTGMDLANASMLDEGTAAAEAMTLLQRVNKKNRSNVFIVAEDCHPQTVAVVQTRAEVLDIEILVGNPDELLGETEAFGALLQYPGTHGHLHDIEPLIEKAHAAKTLVTVAADIMALLMVKAPGQLGADVVVGNSQRFGVPMGFGGPHAAFFATRDAYKRSTPGRIIGVSIDRRGNQALRMAMQTREQHIRREKATSNICTAQALLAIMATFYAMYHGPDGLRVIASRIQRLAAIFAAGMNELGYKADNTHYFDTLTFTVGDDAQAITDRALAAGINLRIDSDSRLGVSLDETTTAEDIEQLWRVFSGQQDVPSTAALDAGIEGHPGIPAALAREVDYLQHPLFNDYHSETEMLRYMRYLEDKDIALNRAMIPLGSCTMKLNATTEMIPVTWPEFANLHPFAPSEQTKGYQAMLAELDHMLLEATGYDAISMQPNSGAQGEYAGLLAIMRYHQSRDDHQRNVCLIPSSAHGTNPASAALAGMKVVIVECDDNGNIDMEDLKTKAERHTDDLACIMVTYPSTHGVFEESIIELCDVVHQHGGQVYVDGANLNALVGIAAPGKFGADVSHLNLHKTFCIPHGGGGPGMGPIGVGAHLQPFLPSNPVSPVPGVAESNDVVSAAPYGSASILPISWAYIALMGGDGLAQATKVAILSANYIAHRLKDHYPILYTGTTGNVAHECIVDIRPIKEASGVSEEDIAKRLIDFGFHAPTMSFPVAGTLMVEPTESESQFELDRFCDALIAIKSEINKVQAGELDAQDNPLANAPHTLADVANSEWNHPYSRELAAYPVESLRRYKYWAPVNRVDNVYGDRNLFCACPAIDSYREENA; via the coding sequence ATGAGCCGCCCCTCCCTGTTTGAGCTGGAAAATCATTCGGATTTCATCCAACGCCATATCGGTCCCACTGTCAAACAGCAACAGGAAATGGCCCAGACACTGGGCTATGACAGCCTGGATGCGCTGATTGACGACACCGTGCCTGCGGCCATTCGGCGCACCGTACCAATGGACCTACCGGGCGCCCAGACCGAACAGAACGTCCTCGCAAGGCTCAAGGCCCTGGCCGGCCAGAACGTCATCAATAAGTCCTATATCGGCACCGGCTACAACAATACCTATACGCCCCCTGTCGTCCAGCGCAATGTGCTGGAGAACCCGGGCTGGTACACCGCCTACACGCCCTATCAGCCCGAAATATCCCAGGGGCGGCTGGAAGCACTGCTGAGTTATCAGCAGATGGTGATGGACCTCACAGGTATGGACCTGGCCAACGCCTCCATGCTGGACGAGGGCACGGCCGCCGCTGAAGCGATGACCCTGCTGCAGAGGGTGAACAAGAAGAACCGCAGCAACGTGTTTATCGTGGCGGAAGATTGCCACCCCCAGACTGTGGCCGTGGTGCAAACCCGTGCCGAGGTGCTGGACATCGAAATCCTCGTGGGCAACCCCGATGAACTGCTGGGCGAAACGGAAGCTTTCGGCGCCCTGCTCCAATATCCAGGCACCCACGGGCATCTTCACGATATCGAACCGCTCATCGAAAAAGCTCACGCGGCCAAGACCCTGGTCACCGTGGCTGCAGACATCATGGCCCTGCTAATGGTGAAGGCCCCCGGCCAACTCGGGGCAGACGTGGTCGTTGGCAACAGCCAGCGCTTTGGTGTCCCCATGGGCTTTGGCGGGCCGCACGCGGCCTTTTTCGCCACCCGCGACGCCTACAAGCGCTCCACTCCTGGCCGTATTATCGGCGTCTCCATAGATCGCCGCGGCAACCAGGCCCTGCGCATGGCAATGCAAACGCGCGAGCAGCACATTCGCCGCGAGAAGGCCACCAGCAACATCTGCACCGCGCAGGCGCTGCTGGCCATCATGGCCACTTTCTACGCCATGTACCACGGCCCGGATGGCTTGCGTGTGATCGCCAGCCGCATCCAGCGCCTCGCCGCCATTTTTGCCGCAGGCATGAATGAACTGGGATACAAGGCAGACAACACGCACTACTTCGACACCCTGACTTTTACCGTTGGCGACGATGCGCAGGCCATTACGGACCGGGCGCTGGCTGCAGGGATCAACTTGCGCATCGACAGCGACAGCCGTCTGGGCGTCTCCCTCGACGAGACCACGACAGCCGAGGACATCGAGCAACTGTGGCGAGTCTTCAGCGGCCAGCAAGACGTGCCCAGCACCGCGGCACTGGATGCAGGCATTGAAGGCCACCCCGGCATTCCAGCAGCTCTCGCTCGCGAGGTAGATTACCTACAGCACCCGCTGTTCAACGACTATCACTCCGAAACCGAAATGCTGCGCTATATGCGCTACCTGGAAGACAAGGACATCGCGCTCAACCGCGCCATGATCCCGCTCGGCAGCTGCACCATGAAGCTCAATGCCACTACCGAGATGATCCCGGTGACCTGGCCCGAGTTCGCCAATCTGCACCCATTCGCGCCCTCAGAGCAGACCAAAGGCTATCAGGCCATGCTTGCCGAGCTGGATCACATGCTGCTCGAAGCCACCGGCTACGATGCCATTTCCATGCAGCCCAACTCCGGTGCCCAGGGTGAATACGCCGGTTTACTTGCGATCATGCGCTACCACCAGAGCCGTGATGACCATCAGCGCAATGTGTGCCTGATTCCATCGTCGGCCCACGGCACCAACCCTGCCTCAGCGGCACTGGCAGGGATGAAGGTAGTGATCGTCGAGTGCGATGACAACGGCAATATCGACATGGAAGACCTCAAGACCAAGGCCGAGCGGCACACCGACGACCTCGCCTGCATCATGGTCACTTACCCCTCGACCCACGGCGTGTTCGAAGAATCGATTATCGAACTCTGCGACGTGGTTCACCAGCATGGTGGCCAGGTCTACGTGGACGGCGCCAACCTTAACGCCCTGGTGGGTATTGCCGCCCCGGGCAAATTTGGCGCTGACGTCTCCCACCTGAACCTGCACAAGACGTTCTGTATCCCCCACGGTGGCGGCGGCCCCGGCATGGGCCCCATCGGCGTCGGTGCGCACCTGCAGCCCTTCCTGCCCAGCAACCCAGTGTCGCCGGTGCCCGGCGTGGCAGAGAGCAACGACGTGGTCTCAGCTGCCCCCTACGGCAGCGCGTCCATCCTGCCGATCTCGTGGGCCTATATCGCCCTGATGGGCGGCGATGGCCTGGCCCAGGCCACCAAAGTGGCTATTTTGAGCGCCAATTACATCGCTCATCGCCTCAAGGATCACTACCCGATTCTCTACACTGGCACCACCGGCAATGTGGCGCACGAGTGTATTGTGGATATCCGACCCATCAAGGAAGCTTCCGGTGTGTCGGAAGAAGACATTGCCAAGCGCCTGATCGACTTCGGTTTCCACGCCCCCACCATGAGCTTCCCTGTGGCAGGTACCTTGATGGTAGAGCCGACAGAGTCGGAGTCCCAGTTCGAGTTGGACCGATTCTGCGACGCACTGATCGCTATCAAGAGTGAGATCAACAAAGTTCAAGCGGGCGAGTTGGACGCACAGGACAACCCCCTGGCAAATGCTCCCCACACACTGGCAGATGTGGCGAACTCTGAGTGGAATCACCCCTACTCCCGCGAATTGGCGGCCTACCCCGTTGAGTCGCTGCGTCGCTACAAATACTGGGCACCGGTAAATCGGGTGGACAATGTATACGGCGACAGGAACCTGTTCTGCGCCTGCCCGGCAATCGACAGCTACCGCGAAGAGAACGCCTGA
- a CDS encoding peroxiredoxin family protein, with product MKKIAFSVGLLLMIAAIAVALRAPLKDAAYDKLTQEMFVSADTDAFDPGPELDSYFPGLNARYQGRDVRLLDDFAGENGTVFLAVRSVDWCPYCMRQVAELQQHKAAYDAAGLGVVAITYDAPELQQAFVEKQGIEFPLLQDVDALTFKTLGILNEKYAPGEDNYGIPHPGMIVVDAGGVVRGKLFVEAYSSRVDALSSLAYAKGVLGLAP from the coding sequence TTGAAAAAAATAGCTTTTTCGGTCGGTCTGTTGTTGATGATTGCGGCCATCGCGGTTGCTCTTCGTGCGCCCTTAAAAGACGCCGCCTACGACAAATTAACCCAGGAGATGTTTGTTTCCGCGGATACGGACGCCTTCGACCCCGGTCCGGAGCTGGATTCCTATTTTCCCGGGCTGAATGCCCGTTACCAGGGCCGCGATGTGCGGCTGCTGGACGATTTTGCCGGGGAGAACGGGACGGTCTTTCTCGCGGTTCGCTCCGTCGATTGGTGCCCCTACTGCATGCGCCAGGTCGCCGAGTTGCAGCAGCATAAGGCGGCCTATGATGCCGCCGGCCTGGGTGTGGTTGCGATAACCTACGATGCCCCTGAGTTGCAGCAGGCCTTTGTCGAAAAACAGGGTATTGAATTCCCCCTGTTGCAGGACGTGGACGCGCTGACCTTTAAGACCCTGGGTATCCTGAATGAAAAGTATGCCCCGGGGGAGGACAATTACGGTATTCCGCACCCGGGCATGATTGTGGTTGATGCCGGAGGTGTTGTTCGCGGCAAGTTGTTTGTGGAGGCTTATAGCAGCCGCGTCGATGCGCTGTCATCGCTGGCCTACGCGAAGGGCGTTCTGGGCCTTGCGCCGTAA
- a CDS encoding uracil-DNA glycosylase family protein: MPKALELVDLLAEIRACRHCEDDLPLGPNPVVRASTSAKVLIVGQAPGTRVHQTGIPWNDPSGDRLRDWLALDHDTFYDEGKIAIVPMGFCYPGKGKSGDLPPRPECADLWHERVLAAMPEIELVLLIGRYAQVRYLGNSRETLTARVHRWQEFGPRFIPTPHPSPRNTLWLRRNPWFEDEVVPAMRERVAALL; encoded by the coding sequence GTGCCTAAAGCGCTGGAACTGGTCGACCTACTGGCGGAGATTCGCGCCTGTAGGCATTGTGAGGACGATCTCCCGTTAGGGCCCAACCCCGTGGTGCGTGCAAGCACCTCCGCAAAGGTGCTCATCGTGGGCCAGGCACCGGGTACCCGCGTGCATCAAACCGGGATTCCATGGAATGACCCATCGGGGGATCGCTTGCGCGATTGGCTTGCTCTCGATCACGATACATTTTACGACGAGGGCAAAATCGCCATTGTGCCGATGGGCTTCTGCTACCCGGGTAAGGGCAAGTCAGGCGATTTGCCGCCGCGGCCGGAATGCGCTGATTTGTGGCACGAGCGCGTGCTCGCCGCGATGCCGGAGATAGAGCTGGTTTTACTGATTGGTCGCTATGCCCAGGTGCGCTATCTGGGCAACAGCCGAGAGACCTTAACGGCGCGCGTGCACCGCTGGCAGGAGTTTGGCCCACGGTTTATTCCGACTCCGCATCCTTCGCCAAGAAACACACTGTGGCTAAGGCGTAACCCCTGGTTCGAGGACGAAGTGGTACCCGCCATGCGCGAGCGGGTGGCGGCATTGCTGTGA
- a CDS encoding spinster family MFS transporter has product MPEARSSQANYALFVLLLAYILSFIDRNVMAVLIGPIRAEFDISDFQYSLLHGFAFSMFYIALGLPIARWADRGNRKLIITVGVFLWSIMTCLCGLAKSFTTLFLARVGVGVGEAALSPPAYSLLADFFTAENLPRATAIFTLGITLGGGLAYIIGGAIYQHFETTGAVLPGIGEVSAWQMTFIAVGLPGLLIVALLSFMQEPSRDGAATKEAAAPASIADLTDQIKQHRRAYIGLIGSMSLLAVLGYGTMAWYPEYLMRSFGMERAAAGGQFGIIFLIAGSLGALAGGWSVQPLARRGYRDAPMRVIFACALLWLVPAALGPLAPDESLAVLAGWPIVFFLNAYFGVGIAAIQLITPNRMRAQVSALMLFSTNLFGLAFGPTAVALLTDFLFSDDQMLRYSLLLLPLIVCPLSALLAWQGFAGYRNAVKVSGQMTDSH; this is encoded by the coding sequence ATGCCTGAAGCTCGCTCGTCGCAGGCGAACTACGCGCTGTTCGTCCTGCTGTTGGCGTATATTCTGTCTTTTATCGACCGCAATGTGATGGCGGTGCTCATCGGGCCTATCCGTGCCGAGTTCGATATTTCTGACTTCCAGTACAGTCTGCTGCATGGTTTCGCTTTCTCCATGTTCTATATCGCCCTCGGTCTGCCCATCGCGCGCTGGGCAGACCGCGGCAATCGCAAACTCATCATCACTGTCGGAGTATTTCTGTGGAGCATCATGACCTGCCTGTGCGGTCTGGCTAAAAGCTTCACAACACTCTTTCTTGCGCGCGTGGGTGTGGGTGTCGGAGAAGCGGCACTCTCGCCCCCGGCGTATTCGTTGCTGGCAGACTTCTTCACTGCTGAGAACCTGCCGCGGGCGACGGCCATTTTCACCCTTGGCATCACTCTGGGCGGCGGTCTCGCCTACATTATTGGCGGTGCCATTTACCAGCATTTTGAAACAACAGGCGCGGTTCTTCCCGGGATAGGAGAGGTCAGTGCCTGGCAGATGACCTTTATCGCGGTCGGCCTGCCGGGGCTACTTATCGTCGCTCTGCTCTCATTCATGCAAGAGCCATCTCGTGATGGCGCTGCTACGAAAGAAGCCGCGGCGCCCGCTTCAATCGCCGACCTGACTGACCAAATCAAACAACACCGCCGCGCCTACATCGGGCTTATCGGTTCCATGTCACTACTGGCCGTATTGGGCTACGGCACCATGGCGTGGTATCCGGAATACCTGATGCGCAGCTTCGGTATGGAGCGAGCGGCAGCCGGCGGACAATTCGGCATTATCTTTCTCATTGCCGGTAGCCTTGGTGCGCTGGCAGGCGGCTGGAGCGTGCAACCCCTCGCCCGCAGGGGCTACCGCGATGCGCCGATGCGCGTGATCTTTGCCTGCGCCCTGCTATGGCTTGTGCCTGCCGCGCTGGGCCCACTGGCCCCTGACGAGAGCCTGGCGGTGTTGGCTGGGTGGCCCATCGTATTCTTCCTTAACGCCTATTTTGGCGTCGGCATTGCCGCTATTCAACTGATCACGCCGAATCGAATGCGGGCCCAGGTATCTGCCCTGATGCTTTTCTCCACCAATCTGTTCGGTCTCGCCTTTGGGCCCACTGCCGTTGCCCTGCTCACCGACTTTCTTTTCAGCGACGATCAGATGTTGCGTTACTCGCTGTTATTACTGCCTTTGATTGTCTGTCCGTTGTCAGCATTACTCGCCTGGCAAGGCTTTGCAGGCTATCGCAATGCGGTTAAAGTCAGCGGTCAGATGACAGACTCTCACTAA
- a CDS encoding DUF3348 family protein, translating to MTQALPQVSLGSSRLVRFLSDLSVSNTQISHRQFTERLGEWIDFSDSITLSDAHARELAVEDNAVADFSAGITQEFLRARSTLIQAAMRSFFPSSGPARIKWPAATAQPPANTEEATAPYLKFYLAQQVDIDAKIRGLHLRTREASSGLSTRLERICAIDAALGDALVPRTRRYFSAVPALLKRRLEFLFSEYQTAVTAGADSNEAWAETREQYRRESQGLLLAEIEARLLPALGLIEELNEEIPNED from the coding sequence ATGACCCAAGCGCTTCCCCAAGTCTCACTGGGCAGTTCCCGGCTTGTCCGTTTCCTGTCCGATCTGTCTGTGAGCAACACGCAGATTTCCCACCGCCAGTTTACAGAGCGGCTGGGAGAGTGGATTGATTTCTCGGATTCGATCACGCTCTCCGACGCCCATGCGCGGGAGCTGGCTGTGGAAGACAATGCGGTAGCCGACTTCAGTGCAGGTATCACCCAGGAGTTTCTGCGCGCGCGAAGCACTCTGATCCAGGCTGCGATGCGATCTTTCTTCCCCAGCAGTGGGCCGGCCCGTATCAAGTGGCCTGCAGCCACTGCACAACCCCCGGCGAACACCGAAGAAGCAACCGCGCCGTACCTGAAGTTTTACCTCGCCCAGCAGGTCGACATCGATGCGAAAATTCGCGGCCTACACCTGCGCACGCGCGAGGCCAGTAGCGGATTGTCAACGCGACTAGAGCGGATCTGCGCCATCGATGCTGCCCTCGGCGACGCGCTGGTACCGCGCACCAGGCGTTACTTCAGCGCGGTTCCAGCCCTGCTCAAGCGCCGCCTGGAATTCCTGTTCAGCGAGTACCAGACAGCCGTAACAGCCGGCGCTGACAGCAACGAGGCCTGGGCAGAAACCCGCGAGCAGTATCGCCGCGAGAGCCAGGGCCTGTTGTTGGCAGAAATCGAGGCGCGCCTACTGCCTGCACTTGGCCTGATAGAAGAATTAAACGAAGAGATCCCCAATGAAGACTAA
- a CDS encoding TonB-dependent receptor plug domain-containing protein: MKVFTPRKLALAISAQIALTAGYSQVALAQDGAEQLEEVVVTGTRREARSVFDSAAPIDVIGGDEFRNQGASDMTTLLRNSVPSYNVNNQPISDAATVVRPANMRGLASDHTLVLVNSKRRHRAAVISWLGNGVNDGAQGPDISVIPSIAVKQVEVLRDGAAAQYGSDAIAGIVNFILKDYDEGGSIEAKYGQYSEDGDEDLWSVAGNIGLPFTANGFFNASFEYGEAAPTNRSVQRDDAAALIAGGNTDVANPAQIWGNPDVAEDLKTFFNMGVDLNANSTWYGFGNYASKTVTGGFYFRNPDTRSAVFANGDGNRLVGDETGDMSGNCPTALDPSDAAGLQAVIDDPNCFVFNEMFPGGFTPNFGADTEDASFVTGVRGTTDYGMAWDVSAGVGYNEADYFIVNTVNASLGSLSPTEFEPGSYAQLEKNFNVDVSYPIAVSFLASDLNIAGGFEWRDEEFEIGIGDQASWEVGPLADQGFSAASNGFPGFGPIAEGDWSRSNIAAYIDFEADVTDNLLVAAALRWEDFDDFGTTTNGKIAAHWQIIESFALRSTYSTGFRAPTPGQSNAYNVSTEFNLATNELENNGTIPASSAVAALRGGTDLDPEESTNFTAGAIWQAGDFSITFDYFDIDLEDRLGVSQNFALTDEERQALIDAGVAGANSLQTFRFFTNGIETNTKGFDIVATYDLDSSFGMTTFNLAYNQTETSVEDFTVGIIDEVRIQELEEALPETRWNLMGHHTMDNWRFMARYSYYDDWYDSEDTLTYDGYGMFDAEVGYTFDAGFSIVVGADNISDETPDRNPNAAAGVGNQYSQWAPGGFNGRFVYTRLMYDF; this comes from the coding sequence ATGAAAGTATTCACACCCCGTAAGCTCGCGCTTGCGATCTCTGCACAGATCGCTCTGACCGCGGGCTACAGCCAGGTTGCCCTGGCTCAAGACGGAGCTGAACAACTAGAAGAAGTCGTAGTAACGGGTACTCGTAGGGAAGCCCGCTCAGTCTTCGATTCAGCCGCACCCATCGACGTTATCGGCGGCGACGAGTTCCGCAACCAGGGGGCCAGTGACATGACCACCCTGCTGCGCAACTCGGTGCCTTCCTACAACGTTAACAACCAGCCCATCTCCGATGCGGCGACTGTGGTTCGCCCCGCCAACATGCGCGGCCTGGCCTCAGACCACACCCTGGTGCTGGTCAACAGCAAGCGTCGCCACCGCGCGGCTGTTATTTCATGGTTGGGTAATGGCGTGAACGACGGCGCCCAGGGCCCCGACATCTCTGTCATCCCCTCCATCGCTGTCAAGCAGGTGGAAGTACTTCGTGACGGCGCCGCGGCCCAGTACGGCTCGGACGCTATCGCAGGCATCGTCAACTTTATCCTCAAGGATTATGACGAGGGCGGCAGCATTGAGGCCAAGTATGGCCAATACAGCGAAGACGGCGACGAGGACCTCTGGTCTGTAGCCGGTAACATTGGCCTGCCCTTTACCGCCAATGGCTTCTTCAACGCCAGCTTCGAATACGGCGAAGCAGCGCCAACCAACCGCAGTGTCCAGCGTGACGACGCAGCGGCCCTGATCGCCGGTGGCAACACTGACGTCGCTAACCCCGCTCAAATCTGGGGTAACCCGGATGTCGCCGAAGACCTCAAGACGTTCTTCAACATGGGTGTCGACCTGAACGCCAACAGCACCTGGTATGGCTTCGGTAACTACGCTTCCAAGACTGTGACCGGCGGCTTCTACTTCCGGAACCCTGATACTCGCTCCGCTGTTTTCGCCAATGGCGACGGCAACCGTCTGGTGGGCGACGAGACCGGCGACATGTCCGGCAACTGCCCCACAGCACTGGATCCGTCCGACGCTGCGGGCCTGCAAGCAGTAATCGACGACCCCAACTGCTTTGTGTTCAACGAGATGTTCCCCGGCGGCTTTACCCCCAACTTCGGTGCTGACACCGAAGACGCCTCTTTCGTAACCGGTGTGCGCGGCACAACCGACTACGGCATGGCTTGGGATGTGAGCGCGGGAGTTGGCTACAACGAAGCAGACTACTTCATCGTGAACACGGTGAATGCTTCTCTGGGCTCACTCTCTCCCACCGAATTTGAGCCTGGCTCCTACGCTCAGCTCGAAAAGAACTTCAACGTCGATGTGTCCTACCCGATTGCCGTTAGCTTCCTGGCTTCGGACCTGAACATCGCCGGTGGTTTTGAGTGGCGTGACGAGGAATTCGAAATCGGCATCGGTGATCAGGCTTCCTGGGAAGTTGGTCCGCTGGCTGACCAGGGTTTCTCTGCAGCATCCAATGGCTTCCCGGGTTTTGGCCCGATCGCCGAGGGTGACTGGAGCCGCTCCAACATCGCCGCCTACATCGACTTCGAAGCCGACGTGACCGACAACCTGCTGGTTGCCGCCGCTCTGCGCTGGGAAGACTTTGATGACTTCGGCACCACCACTAACGGCAAGATCGCTGCACACTGGCAGATCATAGAGAGCTTCGCTCTGCGTAGCACCTATAGCACTGGCTTCCGTGCACCGACCCCTGGTCAGTCCAATGCCTACAACGTATCCACCGAATTCAACCTCGCGACCAACGAGCTTGAAAACAACGGTACGATTCCTGCCTCAAGTGCAGTTGCGGCCCTGCGTGGCGGCACGGACCTCGACCCTGAGGAATCCACTAACTTCACTGCAGGTGCGATCTGGCAGGCAGGCGACTTCAGCATCACCTTCGACTACTTCGACATCGATCTGGAAGACCGCCTGGGTGTATCCCAGAACTTCGCGTTGACCGATGAAGAACGTCAGGCGCTGATTGACGCTGGTGTTGCAGGCGCTAACAGCTTGCAGACCTTCCGCTTCTTCACCAACGGCATTGAAACCAACACCAAGGGTTTCGACATCGTAGCCACCTACGACCTGGACAGCAGCTTCGGCATGACCACCTTCAACCTGGCTTACAACCAGACCGAGACCTCAGTTGAGGACTTCACGGTGGGCATTATCGACGAAGTGCGTATTCAGGAACTTGAGGAAGCACTGCCAGAGACTCGCTGGAACCTGATGGGCCATCACACCATGGACAACTGGCGCTTCATGGCTCGCTACAGCTACTACGACGACTGGTATGATTCTGAGGACACCCTCACATACGACGGTTACGGCATGTTTGATGCTGAAGTTGGCTACACCTTTGACGCTGGATTCTCCATCGTCGTCGGTGCTGACAACATCAGTGATGAAACGCCGGACAGAAACCCCAATGCTGCAGCTGGTGTTGGTAACCAGTACAGCCAGTGGGCACCCGGTGGCTTCAACGGTCGCTTCGTCTACACCCGCCTGATGTACGATTTCTAA